In the Chlorobium limicola DSM 245 genome, one interval contains:
- the ahcY gene encoding adenosylhomocysteinase → MTTEATALAYKVADITLAEWGRKEIEIAEKEMPGLMATRRKYAGQKPLKGARITGSLHMTIQTAVLIETLVDLGAEVRWASCNIFSTQDHAAAAIAAAGIPVFAWKGESLDEYWWCTRQILEFEDGKGPNLIVDDGGDATLMIHLGYKIENNPELLEKVPGNAEEKALYQQLREVYSEDTQRWHKVAAEMKGVSEETTTGVHRLYQMMEKGELLFPAINVNDSVTKSKFDNLYGCRESLADGIKRATDVMIAGKVVVVLGYGDVGKGCAHSMRTYGARVIVTEIDPICALQASMEGFEVTTMEDAVGEGNIFVTTTGNKDVITLEHMKQMRDEAIVCNIGHFDNEIQVEQLNSFAGATKLNIKPQVDKYTFESGNSIYLLAEGRLVNLGCATGHPSFVMSNSFTNQTLAQIELWTKEYSIDVYRLPKELDEEVARLHLGQLGVKLTTLSKEQADYLGIPVEGPYKPDHYRY, encoded by the coding sequence ATGACAACAGAAGCAACTGCGCTTGCTTATAAAGTAGCGGATATCACCCTTGCCGAATGGGGACGCAAGGAAATTGAGATAGCAGAAAAAGAGATGCCCGGCTTGATGGCTACAAGGCGGAAATATGCCGGCCAGAAACCCCTCAAAGGCGCCCGGATCACCGGATCGCTGCACATGACCATCCAGACCGCGGTGCTGATAGAAACACTTGTGGATCTGGGAGCAGAGGTCCGCTGGGCAAGCTGCAACATCTTTTCAACCCAGGATCATGCCGCAGCGGCTATCGCGGCAGCAGGAATTCCTGTGTTTGCATGGAAAGGAGAATCACTCGACGAGTACTGGTGGTGCACCCGCCAGATCCTTGAATTCGAAGACGGCAAAGGGCCGAACCTCATCGTTGACGACGGCGGTGATGCAACCCTGATGATCCACCTCGGCTACAAGATCGAAAACAACCCGGAACTGCTTGAAAAAGTCCCCGGCAATGCCGAGGAAAAAGCCCTTTACCAGCAGCTCAGAGAGGTGTACAGCGAAGATACACAGCGCTGGCACAAGGTTGCAGCGGAAATGAAAGGCGTATCGGAAGAGACCACCACCGGCGTTCATCGTCTCTATCAGATGATGGAGAAAGGCGAACTGCTCTTCCCGGCCATCAACGTCAACGACTCGGTCACAAAATCAAAATTCGACAACCTCTATGGCTGCCGCGAATCGCTTGCCGACGGCATCAAACGGGCAACCGACGTCATGATTGCCGGAAAAGTCGTTGTGGTTCTCGGTTACGGTGACGTCGGCAAAGGATGTGCCCACTCCATGCGGACATACGGCGCACGGGTGATCGTTACCGAAATCGACCCTATCTGCGCCCTGCAGGCATCGATGGAAGGTTTTGAAGTAACCACCATGGAAGATGCTGTGGGAGAAGGCAACATTTTCGTCACAACGACCGGCAACAAGGATGTCATCACCCTCGAGCATATGAAGCAGATGCGGGATGAAGCCATTGTCTGCAACATCGGCCATTTCGACAACGAAATTCAGGTCGAGCAGCTCAACAGTTTCGCCGGTGCAACAAAGCTCAACATCAAACCGCAGGTCGACAAGTACACTTTTGAAAGCGGCAACTCGATATACCTGCTGGCCGAAGGCCGCCTGGTGAACCTCGGTTGCGCAACCGGACACCCGTCATTTGTGATGAGTAACTCCTTCACCAACCAGACACTGGCACAGATCGAACTCTGGACAAAAGAGTACTCCATCGATGTGTACCGCCTCCCGAAAGAACTTGACGAGGAGGTCGCCAGACTGCATCTCGGGCAGCTTGGCGTCAAACTCACCACTCTGTCAAAGGAACAGGCCGACTATCTCGGTATTCCCGTGGAAGGGCCCTACAAACCGGATCATTACCGCTACTGA
- a CDS encoding phosphoribosylanthranilate isomerase produces the protein MVKVKICGITRLEDALAACEAGADALGFNFSSISPRYIEPENAARIIARLPPFVACAGIFVEHSAHEINTICSSCRLQVAQLHSNRYAADQVREIANVRIIRVFRPEPGFETGTVRTFSENSGINTFLFDAYRPGMEGGTGERIEQKQAKTIFEELRGFGYAILAGGLNPENIASAIQLTRPWAVDTASGVESSPGIKSPEKIRTFIAAAKNACP, from the coding sequence ATGGTTAAGGTAAAAATCTGCGGTATAACCCGGCTTGAAGATGCCCTTGCTGCCTGCGAAGCCGGAGCGGATGCACTTGGATTCAATTTCAGTTCGATCAGTCCCCGCTATATCGAGCCGGAGAATGCGGCGAGAATAATTGCACGGCTTCCGCCATTTGTTGCATGCGCAGGTATCTTTGTCGAACACTCAGCTCATGAAATAAATACCATCTGCAGTTCATGCCGGCTTCAGGTTGCGCAACTCCACTCCAATCGATACGCTGCCGATCAGGTTCGGGAGATCGCCAATGTCAGAATCATAAGAGTTTTTCGTCCGGAGCCGGGGTTCGAAACCGGAACGGTCAGAACTTTTTCGGAGAACAGCGGAATCAACACATTTCTTTTTGATGCTTACCGACCCGGAATGGAGGGCGGCACAGGAGAGCGGATAGAACAGAAGCAGGCAAAAACTATCTTCGAAGAACTCAGAGGATTCGGCTACGCAATTCTTGCCGGTGGTCTCAACCCCGAAAACATTGCTTCAGCGATACAATTGACCCGCCCCTGGGCAGTGGATACAGCAAGCGGCGTTGAAAGTTCCCCCGGCATCAAAAGCCCCGAAAAAATCAGGACTTTCATAGCAGCGGCAAAAAACGCCTGCCCGTAA
- a CDS encoding alpha/beta fold hydrolase has translation MEQHLPSLATGKFKIYHQQLLEKLNASTTSEVKRAKYELELMERSRFVEINGIVHHYHDSGPADAAKVVVLIHGWDCWWMWWHHVIRELNSHGIRTISYDMRGHGWSDNDPHNHYHIDFFAQDLGVLVDTIGLEKFHIAAFSFGPFVALDYARTAPGRILSMTFFNFGYLPNNAFISAVAPASITFMFNNLLRGLTWWLPAYIFARLVLAKNTVMLHDILIGFKSLGLCAPEAIEQTTRQITSFEITDSVPDMVRAVDMPVLFVAGEGDAIMTCENARKLQEMTNKGSYVCVPECGHLITVELPDTASELILQQVLQY, from the coding sequence ATGGAGCAGCATCTTCCTTCTCTGGCAACCGGTAAATTCAAAATCTACCATCAACAGCTTCTTGAAAAGCTCAATGCGTCAACCACGTCAGAAGTCAAACGCGCAAAGTACGAGCTTGAGCTCATGGAGAGGAGTCGTTTTGTCGAAATCAACGGCATTGTGCATCATTATCACGATTCCGGTCCGGCAGATGCAGCAAAGGTCGTGGTGCTCATACATGGCTGGGACTGCTGGTGGATGTGGTGGCATCATGTCATCAGAGAGCTTAACAGTCATGGAATAAGAACCATTTCCTACGATATGCGAGGTCACGGATGGTCGGATAACGATCCGCATAACCACTACCACATTGATTTTTTCGCGCAGGATCTCGGAGTACTTGTCGATACAATCGGCCTCGAAAAATTTCATATCGCGGCTTTTTCGTTCGGACCATTCGTTGCGCTCGATTACGCACGGACCGCTCCCGGACGAATTCTTTCGATGACCTTTTTCAATTTCGGCTACCTGCCGAACAACGCGTTTATTTCTGCCGTAGCTCCCGCTTCGATCACATTCATGTTCAACAACCTGCTGCGTGGTCTTACCTGGTGGCTTCCCGCATATATTTTTGCCCGGCTTGTGCTTGCAAAAAATACGGTCATGCTTCATGATATTCTCATCGGATTCAAGAGTCTCGGCCTGTGCGCTCCTGAAGCCATTGAACAGACGACCCGCCAGATTACCTCTTTTGAAATCACGGATTCGGTGCCCGATATGGTGAGAGCCGTCGATATGCCGGTGCTGTTCGTTGCCGGAGAAGGGGATGCCATCATGACCTGCGAGAACGCCCGTAAACTCCAGGAGATGACGAATAAAGGCAGTTATGTGTGTGTGCCGGAATGCGGTCATCTCATTACCGTCGAACTTCCTGATACGGCTTCGGAGCTGATTCTTCAGCAGGTGCTTCAGTATTGA
- a CDS encoding cation:proton antiporter, translating to MHEFDFLGELVLIGVLAIAIILIFQRLRIPPVIGLIFTGIVLGPSGIGAVYDEKLIGTLAELGVILLLFTIGLEFSLEELRRLKKIVLVGGIVQILVTGLAVSCLAYWLLYGIGKAITVEAAIFMGFAFSVSSTAICLKILTDREELALPHGKIALGILIFQDIAIVPLMIGINFLSPDVTPSLENIFRKVGFIVLFGAVIFTGFRLFMPRMVRLIASLHAREVLVIGALVICFGAAYLTSLAGLSLALGSFVAGMVIASTDESHQISLTIDPFREAFTSIFFISVGLLLDVKVINLPLFISIALGVLLVKGLLVAGVSLFLGYSLRVSMMAGMALAQIGEFSFVLAESGLNNRIINNEVFQAMLAIIVVTMIVTPAMIAIAPKVADQVAPVLGFIPLPKRDSGAAPVRPADSTIICAGEIHAAIIGFGVNGQNVAAVLHATNISYSVLEVDREIVRVMRRKGEPIYYGDCTEKKSLLRAGIDHARAVVLGISDNGAVRKCIPLIREINPKAFVIVRARTLDEVDTLYKAGADVVVTEKFETSIQIFSQLLNHFTVDPELILEQQEIIRRECEKIFFQTTAQTKQS from the coding sequence ATGCACGAATTTGATTTTCTCGGTGAGCTGGTGCTGATCGGTGTTCTGGCAATCGCCATTATCCTTATTTTTCAGCGCCTCAGGATTCCTCCAGTTATCGGTTTGATTTTTACCGGCATTGTGCTTGGGCCTTCCGGCATCGGTGCCGTATATGACGAGAAGCTCATCGGAACCCTCGCCGAGCTGGGTGTTATTCTGCTGCTGTTTACCATCGGGCTTGAGTTTTCTCTCGAGGAGCTCAGGAGACTGAAAAAAATCGTGCTGGTCGGCGGAATCGTGCAGATTCTTGTGACCGGACTTGCTGTCAGCTGTCTGGCTTATTGGTTGTTGTACGGTATCGGCAAAGCGATAACGGTCGAAGCGGCCATATTCATGGGCTTTGCTTTTTCCGTCAGCAGTACGGCCATCTGTCTGAAAATTCTTACAGACCGCGAGGAGCTTGCCCTGCCGCATGGCAAAATAGCCCTGGGTATCCTGATTTTTCAGGATATCGCTATCGTTCCCCTGATGATAGGCATCAATTTTCTCAGTCCCGATGTTACACCGTCCCTAGAGAATATTTTCAGAAAAGTCGGGTTCATTGTGCTTTTCGGAGCAGTCATTTTTACCGGTTTCAGGCTGTTCATGCCGCGAATGGTGCGATTGATCGCCTCCCTGCACGCCAGGGAAGTGCTCGTAATCGGCGCGCTGGTCATCTGTTTCGGTGCGGCATATCTCACATCACTTGCCGGTCTCTCTCTGGCACTCGGTTCATTTGTCGCAGGTATGGTAATAGCAAGCACCGATGAGAGCCATCAGATCAGTCTCACCATCGATCCGTTTCGTGAAGCGTTTACCAGCATTTTTTTTATTTCCGTGGGGCTCCTTCTCGATGTGAAAGTGATCAATCTTCCCCTTTTTATTTCCATCGCTCTTGGAGTCCTGCTGGTCAAGGGCCTGCTTGTCGCCGGCGTATCGCTTTTTCTCGGCTACTCCCTGCGGGTCAGCATGATGGCCGGAATGGCGCTTGCCCAGATCGGGGAGTTCTCCTTTGTGCTGGCCGAATCCGGCCTGAATAACCGGATTATCAACAACGAAGTGTTTCAGGCCATGCTTGCCATTATTGTGGTGACCATGATCGTTACTCCGGCCATGATCGCCATTGCACCCAAAGTCGCCGATCAGGTTGCTCCGGTACTGGGATTTATTCCCCTTCCGAAAAGGGATTCCGGTGCCGCACCTGTCCGGCCAGCCGACAGTACCATTATATGTGCCGGGGAGATTCATGCAGCGATTATCGGGTTCGGTGTCAACGGGCAGAATGTTGCCGCAGTGCTTCATGCAACCAATATCTCCTATTCGGTGCTTGAAGTTGACCGCGAGATTGTCAGGGTAATGCGCCGGAAAGGTGAACCGATTTATTACGGCGACTGTACGGAGAAGAAATCGCTGCTTCGTGCCGGGATCGATCACGCCCGTGCCGTTGTGCTCGGTATATCGGACAATGGCGCCGTTCGTAAATGTATTCCGTTGATTCGTGAAATAAATCCCAAGGCATTTGTCATTGTCAGGGCAAGGACGCTTGACGAGGTTGATACTCTCTATAAAGCAGGAGCCGATGTTGTCGTAACCGAGAAATTTGAAACCTCAATCCAGATTTTTTCCCAGCTGCTCAACCACTTTACGGTTGATCCGGAACTGATTCTTGAACAGCAGGAGATTATCCGCCGGGAGTGCGAAAAGATCTTTTTTCAGACGACTGCACAGACAAAACAGTCATGA
- a CDS encoding rubrerythrin family protein: MPTTKENLKEAFGGESQANQKYLAFAKEAEREGFINVAKLFRTTAQAELIHAEGHLAALGGIGSTAENLQTAIDGETGEFTEMYPPMLEQAIAEGHPAKRMFAFAVKAEQVHAELYKKAMEAVQNGQDITATEVWLCPICGHIELATPPDKCPICGAKSSVYVQV, translated from the coding sequence ATGCCTACAACAAAAGAGAATCTGAAGGAAGCTTTCGGCGGAGAGAGCCAGGCTAACCAGAAATACCTTGCTTTTGCAAAGGAAGCCGAAAGGGAAGGTTTCATAAACGTTGCGAAACTGTTCAGAACAACGGCTCAGGCCGAGCTTATCCATGCCGAAGGTCATCTGGCTGCACTCGGCGGAATCGGTTCGACAGCAGAAAACCTGCAGACTGCCATAGATGGAGAAACCGGCGAGTTTACCGAGATGTATCCTCCCATGCTCGAACAGGCCATTGCTGAAGGCCATCCTGCAAAGCGCATGTTCGCTTTCGCCGTCAAGGCCGAGCAGGTTCATGCAGAACTCTATAAAAAAGCAATGGAAGCGGTGCAGAACGGACAGGATATAACTGCAACAGAAGTATGGCTCTGTCCCATCTGTGGTCATATCGAACTGGCTACCCCTCCGGATAAGTGCCCAATTTGCGGCGCGAAGTCTTCGGTGTACGTACAGGTCTGA
- a CDS encoding adenylate cyclase, translated as MKTPHTFNTVSDLLLSQPLTIDVEIEDAWSGPFAVKGLEVEGVVLYAGVSGFSRLSLELEPSEVLIYQNMFFSWIRRLLEKERFCIVDRFLDHAVVMLFSTTFGSEDPFLDALQVSRILGENDGPGFKPAIGIAGGTVAAGFTGSPGAYTAAIYGKPLVLAAGCAAMKPAGEFAASITFPESAWSGRSLEKVFPPLEFDHPEKGRVRQPQIWTLGEARLIDLPGTGKFAVRDIANFIHWMPEAAAEEQSRKWFDLIRAKGFYKKNR; from the coding sequence GTGAAAACACCGCATACATTCAATACCGTGAGCGATCTGCTGCTCTCTCAGCCCCTGACGATCGATGTTGAAATTGAGGATGCCTGGTCCGGACCGTTCGCCGTGAAGGGTCTTGAAGTTGAAGGCGTTGTGCTCTATGCCGGGGTTTCCGGGTTTTCACGTCTTTCCCTTGAGCTGGAGCCATCGGAAGTGCTGATATATCAGAACATGTTTTTTTCCTGGATACGCCGACTGCTTGAAAAAGAGCGCTTCTGTATTGTCGATCGGTTTCTCGATCATGCTGTCGTCATGCTCTTTTCAACGACATTCGGTTCCGAAGATCCGTTTCTTGATGCCCTTCAGGTATCGAGAATCCTCGGTGAAAACGACGGACCGGGGTTCAAGCCCGCCATCGGTATTGCCGGAGGTACCGTTGCAGCTGGCTTTACCGGTTCTCCGGGAGCCTATACTGCGGCGATATACGGCAAACCGCTGGTGCTTGCCGCCGGGTGTGCTGCAATGAAACCGGCAGGGGAGTTTGCCGCAAGCATTACTTTTCCGGAATCGGCCTGGAGCGGTCGCTCGCTTGAAAAGGTGTTTCCTCCTCTCGAATTCGATCATCCTGAAAAAGGGCGGGTGAGGCAGCCTCAGATATGGACGCTCGGCGAGGCGAGGCTTATCGATCTGCCCGGTACCGGAAAATTCGCCGTGAGGGATATTGCAAATTTTATTCACTGGATGCCGGAGGCTGCCGCAGAGGAGCAGAGCCGCAAATGGTTCGATCTCATTCGGGCAAAAGGCTTTTATAAAAAAAACCGGTAA
- a CDS encoding SulP family inorganic anion transporter translates to MFKPKFFSVLSELTPQQIARDVTSGILVGIVALPLAIAFAIASGVSPEKGLITAVIGGFIVSFLGGSRVQIGGPTGAFIVILYGIVEQYGVNGLMIATIMAGVILMLMGFAQFGSLIKFIPYPVVVGFTSGIAVIIFSSQISDFLGLGIDKVPADFIDKWIAYGRHLSAINPESFLVGLLSLLIIVFWPRVSKKIPGSIIAIIAATVLAHYLKLDVATIESRFGEIPSALPAPAFPVFDFATVKQLIMPATTIALLGAIEALLSAVVSDGMIGSRHKSNMELVAQGAANIISPLFGGIPVTGAIARTATNVKNGGRTPVAGMVHALTLLLIMMLFGKWAKLIPMPTLAAILIVVAWNMSEHNVFRKLLKSPKSDVVVLLTTFGLTVVFDLTIAIEIGMLLSVFLFMQHMASLANVNIITRELKDREEEDDPNTISTRSVPDGVEVFEISGAMFFGAASKFKDAMHIVEKAPKVRIIRMRNVLSIDATGLNMLQELLADSRKTSTHLILSGVHAQPLFAMQQYGIYDDIGETNIFGHIDDALDRSRELLGLPKMGKQKDFVPSVQRDNQ, encoded by the coding sequence ATGTTCAAACCCAAGTTCTTCAGCGTTCTTTCGGAATTAACCCCCCAGCAGATTGCCCGCGATGTCACATCCGGCATACTTGTCGGCATTGTTGCCCTTCCTCTTGCGATAGCCTTTGCCATCGCATCCGGAGTATCACCGGAAAAAGGTCTCATCACCGCTGTCATTGGCGGTTTTATCGTATCATTTCTTGGAGGCAGCCGTGTACAGATAGGGGGCCCTACCGGAGCATTTATCGTTATCCTCTACGGCATCGTAGAGCAGTACGGCGTCAACGGCCTGATGATTGCAACCATAATGGCCGGCGTTATTCTCATGCTCATGGGGTTCGCCCAGTTCGGTTCGCTCATCAAGTTCATCCCGTATCCGGTTGTAGTAGGCTTTACAAGCGGCATCGCAGTCATAATCTTTTCAAGCCAGATCAGCGATTTTCTGGGCCTCGGCATCGACAAGGTTCCAGCCGACTTTATCGATAAATGGATCGCTTACGGTCGACATCTGTCGGCCATAAACCCGGAAAGTTTTCTTGTCGGCCTGCTCTCGCTCCTCATTATTGTGTTCTGGCCCAGGGTTTCCAAAAAAATACCCGGATCGATCATCGCTATCATTGCCGCAACTGTTCTGGCACACTATCTCAAGCTCGACGTTGCCACAATCGAATCCCGATTCGGGGAAATTCCCTCTGCCCTTCCTGCTCCTGCTTTTCCGGTTTTTGATTTTGCTACGGTAAAACAGCTCATCATGCCGGCCACGACGATTGCACTGCTCGGAGCAATCGAAGCTCTGCTCTCCGCCGTGGTATCCGACGGCATGATCGGCAGTCGGCATAAATCGAACATGGAACTGGTCGCCCAGGGCGCTGCAAACATCATCTCTCCGCTTTTCGGAGGCATTCCGGTCACCGGAGCGATCGCACGCACGGCAACCAACGTCAAAAACGGTGGACGCACACCCGTTGCCGGCATGGTTCATGCCCTCACGCTGCTGCTGATCATGATGCTGTTCGGTAAATGGGCAAAGCTCATACCGATGCCGACACTTGCCGCCATCCTGATTGTGGTTGCCTGGAACATGAGCGAACACAATGTGTTCCGCAAGCTCCTCAAAAGCCCGAAAAGCGACGTCGTCGTTCTCCTGACTACATTTGGGCTGACCGTTGTTTTCGACCTGACGATAGCCATTGAAATCGGCATGCTGCTTTCGGTTTTCCTCTTTATGCAGCACATGGCAAGCCTTGCCAACGTCAACATCATTACAAGGGAGCTGAAAGACCGCGAGGAGGAGGACGACCCGAACACCATCAGTACAAGAAGCGTACCGGATGGCGTCGAGGTTTTTGAAATCAGCGGAGCAATGTTTTTCGGTGCCGCTTCGAAGTTCAAGGATGCCATGCATATCGTAGAAAAAGCACCAAAAGTCCGCATCATCAGAATGAGGAATGTGCTCTCTATCGATGCAACCGGCCTCAACATGCTCCAGGAACTGCTTGCCGATTCAAGAAAAACCTCAACGCATCTTATTCTTTCGGGCGTCCACGCCCAGCCGCTTTTTGCCATGCAGCAATACGGCATTTATGATGACATCGGTGAAACGAACATTTTCGGCCACATCGATGATGCTCTCGACCGGTCAAGAGAGCTGCTCGGTCTGCCAAAAATGGGAAAACAGAAGGATTTCGTTCCATCGGTGCAGCGCGATAACCAATGA
- a CDS encoding ArsC/Spx/MgsR family protein yields MAAILFFEKPGCRNNAKQKSLLELSGHHVEAVNLLDYPWTKEELSCFLGEKPLAACFNPAAPSVKSGETEPHAYSRNEAIDAMIRNPILIKRPLMKIGTRCIQGFDTAVLRNFISLVPLPGAESVVKSITMTDMDACPHIADFSCTNQNH; encoded by the coding sequence ATGGCAGCAATTCTCTTTTTCGAAAAACCGGGATGCCGGAACAATGCCAAACAGAAATCTCTACTTGAGCTTTCAGGCCACCATGTAGAAGCCGTGAATCTGCTTGATTATCCCTGGACGAAAGAAGAGCTTAGCTGTTTTCTTGGTGAAAAGCCGCTTGCAGCATGCTTTAACCCGGCAGCCCCCTCGGTAAAATCAGGCGAAACCGAACCGCATGCCTACAGCAGAAACGAGGCTATCGATGCCATGATTCGGAACCCTATACTTATCAAACGGCCTCTCATGAAAATCGGAACCCGATGCATTCAGGGATTCGATACGGCGGTGCTCAGAAACTTCATCAGCCTGGTGCCGCTGCCCGGAGCCGAAAGCGTCGTTAAATCAATTACAATGACCGATATGGATGCCTGTCCTCATATAGCTGACTTTTCATGCACTAACCAGAATCATTGA
- a CDS encoding TspO/MBR family protein, translating to MATWYDNLEKPPFTPPKSVFGPVWAVLYIFIFSAVILYFLSPVKTNLIPVTVFLLIHFTASFSWTKLFFEQKKIFAALLDILVIDVTLGVVITLFFQVNTLAGALLLPYLCWGIFAAYLNWGIYRLNPDKNGKAQ from the coding sequence ATGGCTACCTGGTACGACAATCTTGAAAAACCCCCATTCACGCCTCCGAAATCTGTATTCGGACCTGTATGGGCAGTTCTTTACATTTTTATTTTTTCAGCAGTAATTCTCTATTTTCTCTCACCTGTAAAAACGAATCTCATTCCGGTTACCGTTTTTCTGCTGATCCACTTTACTGCGAGCTTCAGTTGGACTAAACTGTTTTTCGAACAGAAAAAAATCTTTGCAGCCCTGCTGGATATTCTTGTTATCGATGTAACGCTTGGCGTGGTAATAACGTTATTTTTTCAGGTCAATACTCTTGCCGGAGCGCTCCTCCTTCCCTACCTTTGCTGGGGAATTTTTGCCGCATATCTCAATTGGGGAATCTACAGACTGAATCCCGACAAAAATGGAAAAGCGCAGTAA
- a CDS encoding PPC domain-containing DNA-binding protein, whose amino-acid sequence MKYSEAQQGRIFVIRLEDGEIVHEELEKFAHSHAIERAQLIIIGGADKGSKLVVGPEESRELPVMPMTHELYDAHEITGTGTIFPDDKGNPVLHLHMACGREENTVTGCVRNGVLVWHVMEVILTELLENSASRQPDPLTGFKLLVP is encoded by the coding sequence ATGAAGTATTCCGAAGCACAACAAGGCAGAATATTCGTCATTCGTCTTGAAGACGGAGAAATTGTTCATGAAGAGCTTGAAAAATTTGCGCACAGTCACGCTATCGAACGTGCACAGCTCATTATCATAGGTGGCGCCGACAAGGGCAGTAAGCTTGTCGTCGGACCTGAAGAGAGCCGGGAGCTGCCTGTAATGCCGATGACGCATGAACTCTATGATGCACACGAAATCACCGGCACAGGCACCATTTTCCCTGATGATAAGGGCAACCCTGTTCTGCACCTTCACATGGCCTGCGGTCGCGAAGAAAACACCGTAACCGGATGCGTCCGCAACGGCGTTCTTGTATGGCATGTTATGGAGGTTATTCTGACGGAACTTCTTGAAAACAGTGCTTCGCGCCAGCCCGACCCCCTTACGGGATTCAAGCTGCTTGTGCCTTAG
- the ald gene encoding alanine dehydrogenase has product MHIGIPKEIKKMETRVGCTPAGVRYLVNGGHRVVVECGAGEESGFADDKYRRAGAVMVEHASDVWQCDMVVKVKEPLEEEYVFFRKGLILFTYLHLAGNQALAEALLASGVTGLAYETVEDAGRLPLLAPMSEIAGKMSVLMGGCFLAHQHGGSGVLLGGVPGVLPARVTILGGGSAGMQAARAAAAFGADVTVLELDHERMRYLESSLPPQVHTLYSTEQHIDEQLASVDLLIGAVLVPGAAATRLVTRDMLAAVKKGSVFVDISIDQGGCFETSRATTHDDPVFVENGVIHYCVSNMPAAYPRTSTEALSGATLPYIRRIADLGFESAMVMMPGLAGGLNVWNGNITHQVLADSLVMEFGGNPFL; this is encoded by the coding sequence AAAGAAAATGGAGACCAGAGTTGGCTGTACACCGGCTGGCGTGCGGTATCTGGTGAATGGAGGGCATCGTGTTGTTGTCGAGTGCGGTGCCGGAGAGGAAAGCGGATTTGCCGACGACAAATACCGGCGTGCAGGTGCCGTGATGGTCGAGCATGCTTCGGATGTATGGCAGTGCGATATGGTCGTCAAGGTTAAAGAACCGCTCGAAGAAGAGTACGTCTTTTTCAGGAAGGGCTTAATTTTGTTCACATATCTGCATCTTGCCGGAAATCAGGCACTTGCCGAAGCTTTGCTTGCTTCAGGTGTTACCGGATTGGCCTATGAAACCGTCGAAGATGCCGGACGACTGCCGCTTCTTGCTCCTATGAGCGAAATCGCGGGCAAGATGAGCGTGCTCATGGGGGGCTGTTTTCTTGCCCATCAGCATGGTGGTTCCGGGGTACTGCTTGGCGGCGTTCCTGGTGTACTGCCGGCCAGAGTGACAATTCTCGGCGGCGGTTCTGCCGGCATGCAGGCTGCCAGGGCAGCGGCAGCTTTCGGGGCGGATGTGACCGTACTGGAACTCGATCACGAGCGTATGCGCTACCTCGAGTCCTCCCTGCCACCTCAGGTGCATACGCTTTATTCCACGGAGCAGCATATCGATGAGCAGCTCGCTTCTGTCGATCTCCTGATCGGGGCAGTGCTGGTTCCAGGTGCCGCAGCAACCCGGCTGGTGACGCGCGACATGCTTGCTGCTGTAAAAAAAGGATCGGTTTTTGTCGATATATCAATTGATCAGGGCGGCTGTTTCGAGACGTCGAGAGCGACTACCCATGATGATCCGGTGTTTGTGGAAAACGGGGTGATCCACTACTGCGTGAGCAACATGCCGGCAGCTTATCCACGAACTTCTACCGAGGCCCTGAGCGGCGCAACTTTGCCCTATATCAGGCGTATAGCGGACCTCGGTTTTGAAAGTGCTATGGTCATGATGCCTGGACTTGCCGGCGGTTTGAACGTCTGGAATGGCAATATCACCCATCAAGTGCTTGCGGATTCTCTCGTCATGGAGTTTGGCGGCAATCCATTTCTCTGA